Part of the Methylorubrum populi genome is shown below.
GTCGAGGCCCTTCAGGCGGGCGCCGACCACCACCGCGACGAAGCCGGTGGCGAAGGTCGCATGCGCGATGACGAGGGTCGTGATGCCCCGGTCGAGGCCGATGCCGACGAAGAGGAGCAGCAGCGACAGGCCGGTGATGACTTCCGGCATCACCATCGGCGCGTAGAGGAGCCCGGTATAGGCGCCCCGCCCCCGGAAGCGCCCGTGCCGGTCGAGCGCGAGCGCCGCGCAGGTGCCGAGCACCCCGGCGATGGTGGCCGAGAGGGCGGCAACCTTGAGCGAGACGAGGGCGGCGGCGATGAGCGGCCCGTCCCGGAACAGCACGCCGTACCACTCGGTCGAGAACCCGCCCCAGACCGTGACGAGCTTCGACGCGTTGAACGAGTAGACGATCAGCACCCCGATCGGCGCGTAGAGGAAGGCCAGCGCCAGGATCAGCACCGTGCGGGCGAAGAGACTCATCGCTGAGCCCCCTCCGCCGCTTCCTCGCGCCGCAGCTCCGCCTCGCGGAACAGCACCACGGGCCCGACGACGAGGATCAGCAGCAGCACGGCGACGGCCGAGGCGAGGGGCCAGTCCCGATTCGAGAAGAACTCGCTCCACAGGACGCGCCCGAGCATCAGCGTGTCCGAGCCGCCCAGCAGATCCGGGATGATGAACTCGCCGACCATGGGGATGAAGCAGAGCAGCGCCCCGGCGGCGAGGCCGGGCAGGCTCAGCGGCAGCGTGACGGTGAAGAAGGTCCGCGCCCGCGACGCGCCGAGATCGGCGGCGGCCTCGGTGAGCGCGGGGTCGAGCCGGCTCATCACCGCGTAGAGCGGCAGCACCATGAAGGGCAGGTAGGCGTAAGCGAGCCCGATCAGCACGCCGAAGGGACCGTCGAGGATCGGCAGCGGCGCGGCGATCAGCCCGAGCTTGATCAGGGCGGCGTTGAGCAGCCCCTCGGGCTTGAGGATCACGATCCAGGCGTAGACGCGGATGAGAAAGCTCGTCCAGAACGGCACGATGACGAGCGCCACCAGGATCGGCTGCCAGCGCGCCGAGGCGCGGGCCATGGCGTAGGCCGTCGGCGTGCCGATCAGGACGAGGATCGCGGTGGCGAGCGCGGCGTAGCCGAGCGAGGAGAGGGCGGCGTCGCGGTAGAGCGCGTCGGCCGCGATCATCTGGTAGTTCTGGAAATCGAGTGCCTCGAAGAACTCGCGCCAGCCCTCCAGGCCACCGTCCCATTCGAGCACCGGCAGGTAGGGCGGCTGCGCTGTGGCCGGCGAGGAGAGGCTGATCTTCAGCGTCACCGCGAAGGGCACGAGGAAGAACAGCGCCAGCCAGAGGAAGGGCAAGCCCCGGACGAAGCCTCGACCCAAGCGCTGGGACAGGTGACGCGACGGGTGACGGGAAGGACGCCGCGAAGGGCCGCTCATGCCGGCAGGATCCGCGCGGCGTCCGCCGGCACCGCGACGGTGACGGTTTCGCCGACGGCCGGGATCGGGCCGGCGGCCGGCAGGGCGGCGGAGGCGCGCAGGACCGAGCCGTTGGCCATCTCCACCCGGTAGCGGATGCGGTCGCCGAGGAAGGTCGCCTCGGTCAGGGTTCCGGGCAGGCCGCCGGCCTCACCCTCCCCGCTCACGACGAGACGTTCGGGACGGACCGCGACCACGACGGCGTTGCCCGCCTCGCCCTCGCCGGTCGCGCGGACGAGTCCCAGGGCCGTCTCGACGCTGCGGATCCCGCCGGGCTCCGATCCCCTGAGGCGGCCATCGATCAGGTTCACGTCGCCGAGCAGGCCCGCGACGTAGCGGCTCGCCGGGCGCTCGTAGAGCTCGCGCGCCGGCCCCACCTGCACGAGGCGCCCGCGCTCCATCACGCCGATCCGGTCGGCGAGCGCCATCGCCTCCTCGGCATCGTGGGTGACGACGACGAAGCTCGTGCCGAGCCGCCGCTGGATCGCCCGCAATTCCCCTTGCGTTTCCTCGCGCAGGGCTCGGTCCAGCGCCCCGAGCGGCTCGTCGAGGAGCAGGAGGCGCGGCTCGCGGGCCAGCGCCCGGGCCAGGGCCACCCGCTGGCGCTGGCCGCCGGAGAGCTTGTCGGGGCGGCGCGCCTCGAAGCCTTCGAGCCGCACGAGCCGGAGCAGCTCCTTCACCCGCCCGGATACCTGCGCCCGGCTGAGGCCCAAACCTTTCAGCCCGTAGGCGAGATTGGCCGCCACGCTCATATGCGGGAACAGCGCGTAGGACTGGAACATCATGTTGACCGGCCGCCGGTGCGGCGGCAGCGCGGTCAGATCGACGTCACCGAGCCGGATCGTCCCGGAATCCGGCGTCTCGAACCCGGCCACCATCCGCAGCAGGGTGCTCTTGCCGCAGCCGGAGGGCCCGAGCAGGCAGAAGAACTCGCCGCCTGCGAGATCGAGGGAGACGCCATCGACCGCCATGTGCGGGCCGAAGCGCTTAGCGACCCGCTCCAGGCGGAGCCTCTGTTCCGGATGGGACGTGCTTGCGTGCAAGATGGATCTTCGGACCGGCGTCGCGGCGGATTCCCGGCGACTTGTCTGTTGAGAAGGGCGATTTCGAGAGAACGGCGCCGCGGCAAGGCTCAGGCGTCTTCCCGCAGCGCCTCCTGGACCCGCGCCTCGAGGAGGTCGGGGCGGCGGATGACGAGGGCGCCGCGGGTTCGGTCGATCAGGCCTTCGCCCGCCATCACCGTGAACTCGCGGGTCACCTGCTCCCGGCGGCAGCCGATGCGGGCGGCCAGCACGTGGTGGTAGGGCGGCGGCGTCACCACCCGCTCGCCATCCTGCCCGGCCCGCGGGACCGACAGACGCAGCAGCTCGGCGTAGAGCCGGTGGCGCAGGTCGAGCAGCGCGTGCTCCATCAGCCGGGTGTTCAACTCGCGCACGCGTTTGGCGAGCAGGCGGAACAGCCGGTCGGCGATCGCTTCCGAGGCGAACACGATCTGGCGGAAGACCGGGGCGGGCACCACGCAGACCTCGCCGCGGGTGAGCGCCGTGACGTTGGCCGAGCGGCCGATGCCGTCGAGTGCTGCCAGCTCGCCGAAGAAGGCGCCGGTGCGCATCTCGCCGAGGATGACCTCCTTGCCGGACTGGGACCGGTTGAGGATGCGCACTTCGCCCATGGCGAGGAAGTACACGTCGGTCGAGATGTCGTCGTAGTCGACGAGGGTCTCGTTCTCGTCGAAGCGCCGCCAATGGCAGCGCGTCTCGAATGGGGAGAGATCGACACCCGGTTCCTTGAAGAACGGGATGCTCGCCAACCGGCCTGTCGCCACGCCTCTTGTACCTTGTCTACGCGCGTAGCCTGGATGGTGAGGCTCCCGCCGGGGCGGGTCAAGTCGTCGCGCGCGGCTGCCCGACGATTGAGGTGGACGGCTGGGATCCTCGGACGGTTCCCCGCGCCGCGCCGGGGCGGCGACCGAATCCGGCGAGGCGTCGCGGGGCGCGGGCTGATTCGGACGTCGCGGCCGGCTGTAATCGCGCTAAAAGGCTAAACTGATAAGCACTTAGCCGGAGAACGAATAGGCAGCCTCCAATCGTCTTCCATGAAGTTGTCCGCCGCGCAACAGGTTTTTTGTACCGCATGTAGTCATTTTCCGCGTGATTTTAGGAAGCATTAACCGTAACCTTTCGTTGCGGATCTGAGGCAATCGCGGAGTTAACCGATGTTGGAAGGTTACCGTGACTTATTTCTGCAGGACGCTTTCAAAGTAGGACTGATTTCATCTTCAGAGAGTCGTGGTGATATTGGGTGCCTCGTTTGGGACGAGACACCCGATGGAGTCGATGTCGAAGTCGGTCCTGATGTCATCGTTCCTGATTCTGTGCGCTTATCCATCGCCTGCTTGAAGATCGACTGTCGTTGCGACGTGGTCGAGCGTGAGGGCTGTCGTCTTTATCTTGCATTCGTTCGCTGAGGCGGCACGGCTGCCGCATCCGCTGCTGACATCCCGCCCGGCCGTCATTTGCAAGACCGCGCGATCCATAGGATTCGTGGCGCAATGATTCACGAGCGTGTGAGCACCCGCACCCATTCGGGCCGGGAACGAGGCTAGCTTCGCCGCTCTCGAAGCGGACGCTCGGCCTATGGACGATGGACTTTTCCTGAGTGCGGTGCTGATCGCGCTGGCGCTTGCCCTGTCCGGTCCGGCGGGCCTGCTGCTGGCGCTGCGGCAGCGGCACCGGATTCAGGTTCTGGAGCGGCGTCTCGCGCTGGTGGAGGCGCGTCCGATCGCCGGCCCCGCGCCGATGCCGGCCCCGATCCCGGCGTCCTCCGCGCCGCCGGCCCCTGTGCCCGAGCCGCCCCGCCCGGAGAGGTCGCCGGAGACGTCGCCGAAGCCTTCGCCCGAGCCGCCGCCGCGCGGCGCCGTCCCGGCCATGGCGCCGGGCCGGCCGGCATCCGCCTCCTCCCCCTCCCCTGCCCCGTCCATCGAGGAGCGCTTCGGCACCCGCTGGACCGTCTGGGTCGGCGGCCTCGCTTTGGCCTTCGGCGCGGTGCTGCTTGTGCGCTACTCGGCCGAGCGCGGCCTGTTCGGACCGGGCGTACGGATCGCCGGCGGTTTCGCCCTCGCCTTCGGCCTCATCGGGCTCGGTGAGGTTCTCAGACGGCGCCTGCGCGGGGCCGAGCCGATGCCCTCGATCTGGCCCGACGTTCCGGCCATGGTCACCGCCGCCGGCACCGTCGGCCTGTTCGGAGCGGTCTACGCCGCGCACGCGCTCTACGGCTTCATCGGACCGGGCCTCGCCTTCGCCGGGCTGGCCGTGACGGGCCTCGCAGCGATGGTGGCCGCCCTGCTGCACGGGCCGGCCCTGGCCGGGATCGGCATTGTCGGGGCGCTGGCCACGCCCCTCCTCGTCGGCGGCGGGGGCACCAGCCTGTGGCCGCTCGCCCTCTACCTGCCGGTGGTGGCCGGCAGCGCCTACGCCTTCGCCTGGCTGAAGGGCTGGCGGGCGCTCGCGGTGTCGGCCGGTCTCGGCGCGGCGGTCTGGGCCCTGTTCCTCACGATTCTACCCGGAGAGGGCGCGGCCGTCCACGCCCACCTCGTTCTGCAGCAGGCGCTGGCGGTGCTCGTTCTCGCCGTTTTGCCGGGGCGCGGCGTGCCCGACGGGCAGGCGCGGCTCGACCGCTTCGCCACCCTCGCGCTCGCGGCGGCGGCCGGCGTGGCGCTGGCGGTGCTCGGCGGGACGGCTTCCGACGGCAACGACCTGAGCTGGGCGGCTGCCGCCCTGGCCGCGACCGTGCTGCCCGCGCTCGCGGGTCTCGTCGCCGCGCCTGCCGCCGCGGGCAGCGCCATCGCGGCCCTGACCCTCGCGGGGGCCCTGATGCTCTGGCCGCAGGCGGCGGACCCCACGGGCATCCCCTTCTTCCTCCTCTGGTACGGCGTCGAGAATCCCGGTCTGCTGATCGGGCTGGCCGCGGCCGGTTCGCTCGCGGTCACCGCTCTCGGCGCGCTGCGGCTCCTGGGCGGCAGCCGGCTGCCCTATCCCACGGCGCTGAGCTTCGCCGCCGGGGCGGCGGCGCCACTCGCGGCGCTCGCGATCGCGGATCTGCGGATCGCGGGCGGGGCGGTGGCGCCGGGCTTCGCCGCCGCCGCGGGGATCCTGGCCGCGGGGTTCTGCGGGCTCGCCGCCCTGTGCCGGCGCCAGGGCGAGCAAACCCCCTCCCCGGCTCTGGCGCTCGGGCTCGGCGCCTTCGCGGCGGCGGCGGTGGCGAACCTGTGCCTCGGCCTCGTCTTCGCCCTCTCGGGCGGCTCGCTGACACCGGCCCTGGCCGGGGCGGCCCTCGCCACGGCCCTGATCGCGCGGCGCCTCGACATCCCGGCCCTGCGCTGGTGCGTGGCCGGGCTCGCCGTCATCGTCGCCGCCCGGCTCGCCTGGGATCCGGCCCTGATCCGGGGGGATCTGTCGCGTACGCCGATCCTCAACGGCCTCTTGACCGCCTACGGCCTGCCGGCCCTCTGCTTCGGCCTCGCCGCCCGGGCGATCCGCTGGCCGGCGCGCCCGGCGGACATCCCGGAACAGGTGGCGCAGGCCTTGAGCCTGCTCCTCTCGGCCCTGTTCGTCTTCCTCGAGATCCGTCACGCGCTCCATGGCGGCCGCCTGTCCGAGCCCGGCACGAGCGTGCTGGAACAGGGGCTGACGACGCTGACCGCCCTCGGCTTCTCGCTGGTGCTGACGCGGTTCTCCGGACCCTCGGCCTCACCGGTGATCCGCTTCGGCGGGCTCGCTTTCGCCTGCCTCGCCCTGATCCAGGGCGCCCTCGGCCTCGGGCTCGCCGCGAACCCCCTCCTGACCGACGAGCCGGTCGCGGGCGGGCTCATCGTGAACGACGCCGTGCTCGCCTACGCCCTGCCGGCGGCGGCGGCCTTCGCGCTGGCGCGGGCGGCGCGAGACGTGCGGCCGGTCTGGTTCGTGCGGATGGCGGGCGGCCTCGGACTGGCCCTGAGCTTCCTCGCCCTGTGCCTCGCCGTAAGACACGGCTTTCAGGGCGAGCGGCTCGGACTCGACCGCGAGACCGGACAGGCCGAGTGGTACGCCTACTCGGCGGCGTGGCTCGGTCTCGGCCTCGCCGCCCTCGGCTACGGCATCCTGCGCGGCTCGGCCACCGCGCGTCTGGCCTCCGCCGTGCTCGTGGGGCTGGCCACGCTCAAGGTGTTCCTGCTCGACCTCTCGGGACTGGAGGGGCCGCTGCGGGCCCTGTCCTTCCTCGGGCTCGGCGCCTGCCTGATCGGCATCGGCCTCGTTTACCAGCGCCTCGTCTTCGCGCCGGCACCGAGAACGGCGGCACCCGAGGTCTGAGAGCGGTCCCGTTCCGGAACGGTGGCCGTTCCCGGCATTGACCTTCGGCTAACCGGTCGCGGTCATTCTGCGGGGGAGCCACGTTGCGTATCGGCTCGGTCGTGCGAACGACACCCCCCGCCGTCCCGGCTTGGACGGCGGGGCCGCCAGACCCGCGATGGCGCGTCAAAGCACGGCGCCGTAGCCGCCGAAGCAGCGGGCTCCGCGGAACCGAACACGTTCGATCTCCCATCGACAGTCTCCTCCGGCTCCGGCCCGCACACGACAGCTGCCGCGTCGGGGCGTCGCGGAGCGGAACAGGGCCGAGGGCCGGCGTCTTCCCTGGACGAGCCGGCGCCCTCGCGCGGCCGCATCGTCCGGACCGGGCCGCCTTGAACGGGCGGACCGCCGATCCGGAGGGTGCCGTGAACCCATCGCGAAGGATTCGTGCATGCCCCGTCGTTCGACCCGCCTCCGCATCCCGGCCGTCCTGCTCGCCGCCGTGACCGGCCTCGCGCTGCCGGCCGCCGCGCAGGCACAAGGCCAGGGAAAGCCGCTGCCGCCGCCCGCCAGCGATGCGATGCCGTCGATCGAGCTGACCGTCGAGATGCGCGACGGCCATCCCGTCTGCCTGCCGATGGAGCTGCGTCTGCCGGCCGACACCAACGTGGCGCTCAACGTGGTGAGCCGGGCCGACCAGCCGGTGACGATCACCATGCCGGGTCAATTCGAGAATGGCCGCGTGCTGCACGCCGACGGCGATCTCGTCCATGTGGCGAGCGAGAAGGGCTACACGGTCAAGCGGGAAGGGCGCGGGCAGCTGCGCCTGCGCACGGTCTCGGCCGGCGAGAAGTCCTTCGCCTGCACCGGCGCCAACAGCCGGAGCAACCCCTCCGAGGGCAAGGTGATCCTGACCCCGCCCGCGGGCTGAGGCCCCCTAGCGGGGCAGTATCGCGGCAGTTTGCGGGGACGATTTGATCCCTGCTCGACCGAAGCGGAGACCGTATCGGCAGGATCGGCCGCCCCGCGCGACGCCGGAGCGGAGCCGGAATCCGCCGTCCCGAAGGAAACGGAAGGATCCGGGATGCGACCGCACCCGGCAAGACTTGACCGCGAGGTCTGACCACGCGGCTCGGCGTTGAGGTTGACGATGAAGCCTGCGATGAGGCTTAGAGTGTCTTTCGCAAAACTCCCGACCTCTCACGTTTGTCGCTCGGGCGACGACGGCGCGGCGGGCGTTTCGTGAGCGATACCGAGCAGACCCCATCCCCCATCCATGGTTGGGAGCGACGATCCAATCCCCCCGTCGCGGCGTGGATCCGGATCAGAGGACAGAGGACGCATGGCGAAGCCGGGGGACGACGACGAGCAGGCCATCGACCGCCTGACCCTGTACATGCTCAAGGAGACCTATTGCGCGGCCGCGGGCGCCCTGAGGCGGATGAATCCGTCGGCGGCCGAGGCGCTGTTCCAGGCCTTCGAGCGGCAGATCGCCGACGCGCTCCAGCGCATGCACGCCCACCGCTCGGAAGGGCCGGATTCGACCGCCATCGCCCTGGCGGTCGGTGACCGTATCGCCGAGATCCTCGATCAGGCCCACCGCCGCCAGTTCGAGCCCGCGGTCGCGCCGGGGCCTGAGGATCGCAGCCTCAAGGCCGTGCGGGAGGCGGGCATCTCCAGCGAGGCAGTCGAGATCCTGGCAGACCTCCAGCGCCGCTTCCCCGCGTCCTGAGCCTCTCGCCCGTCGTCCGCACGACCTTGCGGACACCGACGACCGAGCGAGAGATGCGGCGGTGGACACCCGGCTCCGTCGCCGCCGGAGCGGCGACGGAGGGGATTGCTGCTACTCCGCCGGCACCGCCCGCGGCGTCAGGGGCGTGGGCTCGTCCTCGAACGGACGCTCGGGATGCATGGTGAAGGCGAGGCCGGCGCCGAGCAGCAGCAGGCCGATCGAGCCCGCGAACGGCAGGATCCAGTTGCCGGTGAGGTCCACGATCAGGCCGAAGGTGAGCGGCGAGACGATCGCCGCGAAGGCCGAGCCGAAATTCATCAGCCCGCTCGCCGTGCCGGCATATTGGGGCGCGATGTCCATCGGCACCGACCAGATCGGGCCGATCACCAGTTCGAGGAAGAAGAACCCGCCGCTGAGCAGCAGCGCCACCAGGGTCAGTTCCTTGGTGAAGAACACGCCGGCGAGGCAGGCGGCGGCGCCCAGCATGCCGAGGCAGATCACGTTGCGGCGCGCCTTCTGCAGGTCGCCGGTCTTCTTCAGGATGCGGTCGGAGACCACACCGCCCAAAGTGTCGCCGACGACGCCCGCGAAGAACACGCCCGAGGCGAACAGGGCCGAGTTCTTGATGTCGAGGCCGTAGCCGTCCTTGAAGAACGAGGGCAGCCAGTTGAGGTAGAGCCACAGCGACCAGCCGTAGCAGAAATAGGTCAGCGTGACGGGGGCCATGCGCGGTACGAGCCGGCGCCACGGCACGGGGGGCTTGGCCACGGGCTTGGCCGTGCGGTCGCGGATCGCCAGCCGCTCCAGATCCTCGCCGGTGATGCCCTTATGCTCGCGCGGATCGTCGCGGTAGTAGAACGCCCAGACCAGCACCCAGGCGAAGCTGACGATGCCGAGGACGACGAAGGCGCCGCGCCAGCCGACATAGGCCATCATCAGGACGACGAGCGGCGGCGTCACCGCGTTGCCGAAACGGGCGAACGAGTGGGTGATGCCCTGCGCGAAGCCGCGCTGGTCCTTGGCCACCCAGGACTGCATGGCGCGCGTCGCGGTGGGGAAGGTCGCGCCCTCGCCGAAGCCCAGCGCGAAGCGGGCGAGGAACAGCGAGACCACACCGCCGACGAAGCCGGTCGCCACCGTCGCCGCCGCCCAGATCAGGCCGCAGATGAGCAGGGTGCGCCGCGCCCCCCACTTGTCGGCCATGGCGCCGCCGATGATCTGGAACACCGCGTAGGGGTAGGCGAAGGCCGAGAAGACGAGGCCGAGTTCGGTGTTGCTGAGGCCGAGTTCGCCCTTGATCGCCGGGCCGGCGGTGCCGACGTTGACCCGGTCGACATAGGTGATGAAGTACATCAGGCAGAGCAGGAACAGCACCATGCCCGGCGCCGTCACGCGGCGTGGGATCGTGATCATCGGGGTTTCCTCTGGATTTTTGGGCTATCGCCCCGGGCCCCGCATCTGATGCGCGGCTTGGCCCGGGGCGTCGGCGTCTTGGAAACGGATCAGCCGTCGAGGCCGGAGCGCAGGCTCGCCATGGCGGCGAGCACGCCGCCGCGCTGGTGCGGCACGCCGGCCGCCGCCAGCCCCATCTCGACGCCGGACAGGGCGCCCATCAGGGTCAGGTCGTTGGTCTCGCCGAGATGGCCGATGCGGAAGATCTTGTCGGAGAGCTTCGACAGCCCGGCGCCGAGCGACATGTCGAACTTCTCGAGCACCAGGGCGCGGAAGGCGTCCGCGCCCTTGCCCTCGGGCATCATCACTGCGGTGAGCACCGGCGAGTACTCGTCCGGGTTCCGGCACAGCACTTCGAGTCCCCAGGCCTCGACCGCGGCGCGGGTCGCGGCGGCGAGCCGCTGGTGGCGGGCGAAGACGTTGTCGAGCCCCTCCTCCAGCATCATCGCCACCGCCTCGCGCAGGCCGTAGAGCAGGTTGGTGGCGGGCGTGTAGGGGAAGTAGCCGTTGGCGTTGGGCTTCAGCATCTCCTCCCAGTCCCAGTAGGAGCGGGGAAGGTTGTTGGACCGGCCCGCCGCCCGCGCCTTGTCCGAGATCGCGGTGAAGCCGAGGCCCGGCGGCAGCATCAGCCCCTTCTGCGAGCCGCTGACGGTGACGTCGACGCCCCACTCGTCGTGGCGGTAATCGACCGAGCCGAGCGAGGAGATGGTGTCGACCAGAAGCAGGGCCGGGTGGCCGGCGGCATCGATCGCCTCGCGGATCGCCGGGATGCGGCTCGTCACGCCGGTGGAGGTCTCGTTGTGGACCACCATCACCGCCTTGAAGGTGTGGCCGCGATCCTCCGCGAGCTTGGCCTCGACCTGGGCCGGATCGACGCCGTGGCGCCAGTCGCCGGGCACGAACTCGACCTCGATGCCCCAGCGCGCCGCCATCTGCCGCCACAGGGTGGCGAAGTGGCCGGTCTCGAACATCAGCACTCGGTCGCCGGAGGAGAGCGTGTTGACGATCGTCGCCTCCCAGGCCCCCGTGCCCGAGCCCGGATAGATCACCACCGGACCCTTGGTGCGGAAGATGGTGCGGCAGCCCTCGAGCACCTCGCGTCCGAGCGCGCCGAATTCCGGCCCGCGGTGGTCGATCACCTGCCGGTCCATGGCGCGCAGCACACGCTCGGGCACCGGGCTCGGCCCCGGGATGTGCAGGAAGTGTCGTCCGGTGCGGCTCGTCATGGTTCCTCCCGTTCGGCCGGATGCCGGGCGTTTCACGCTGCGCCCGATCGTTTCATCCCGCCAGATTTGCATTCATTTTTGATTGAGACAAGAAGTATCATGCCTTCAATCATCCCATCGACGGCGATCGAGCCCGCTGCTACCAATCCGTCATGACCTCCGCCACGATTCCCGCCGTGATACACGCCGAAGGCGAATCGGGGGGCGCGGACCGTCCGATCCCCCTCCCCGCCGGGCGTTCGGCCGGATCGCCCGCCAAACCCCGGGAAAACCTCGTGCATTCCCTTCACGACGAGGTGTTGGCACGACTGCGCGACTTCATCGTCGAGGGCAATCTGGCGCCCGGCGCCCGGGTGCCCGAGCGCCTCCTGTGCGAGCGCTTCGGCATCTCGCGCACCCCCCTGCGCGAGGCCCTGAAGGTGCTGGCCTCGGAGGGGCTGATAGACCTGCTGCCGAACCGCGGCGCCCGGGTCCGCCGGATCGGTGAGCGGGAGATCGTCGAGCTGTTCGACGTGATGGGCGGGTTGGAGTCCCTGGCCGGTCGGCTCGCCTGCGAGCGCATCTCGAGCGAGGCCTATGCCGAGATCGAACGGCTCCACCACGACATGTACGGCCACTACCTGCGGCGCGACCTGCACGGCTACTTCACCTGCAACCAGGCGATCCACGACCGCATCGTGCAGGCGGCCGACAACGCGGCCCTGAGCGCCGCCTACGCGAGCTTCGCGGGGCGCCTGCGGCGGGCGCGCTACTCGGCCAATCTCGACGCCAACCGGGACCGCTGGGGCGAGGCGATGCGCGAGCATGAGGAGATCCTCGACGCCCTGCGCCGCCGGGCCGGGGCGGAACTCAGCGACATCCTGTTCCGCCACCTGCGCAACAAGCGGAAGGCCGCCGCCGATCGCGAGGCCGCGGCGCCGGCCCTCGGCGAGATCGTCGTCGGCGAGAGTGCCTGACGCCCGCATCTCCATCATTTTTGAATGCATCTTGCGCGACCGAACGGCTCGTTTATGCCCCGCTTCGCTGCCAATCTGAGCCTTCTGTTCATGGAGGTGCCGCTGCTCGATCGGTTCGCGGCGGCCCGCGCCGCCGGGTTCGCGGCGGTGGAGATGCAGTTTCCCTATGCCGAGGCGAAGGCGGCGCTGGCCGCGCGCCTCACCGAGACCGGCCTGCCGCTGGTGCTGCACAACCTGCCCCCCGGCGACTGGGCCGCGGGCGAGCGCGGCATCGCCGCCCTGCCCGGCCGTGAGGCCGAATTCCG
Proteins encoded:
- a CDS encoding GntR family transcriptional regulator, with protein sequence MTSATIPAVIHAEGESGGADRPIPLPAGRSAGSPAKPRENLVHSLHDEVLARLRDFIVEGNLAPGARVPERLLCERFGISRTPLREALKVLASEGLIDLLPNRGARVRRIGEREIVELFDVMGGLESLAGRLACERISSEAYAEIERLHHDMYGHYLRRDLHGYFTCNQAIHDRIVQAADNAALSAAYASFAGRLRRARYSANLDANRDRWGEAMREHEEILDALRRRAGAELSDILFRHLRNKRKAAADREAAAPALGEIVVGESA